The nucleotide sequence AACTTCCAGACCACGATAACCTTGGGAAACCCTAACTATTTAGAATTACAGAAAAGTGCAATGACGCACACTCTACGGGTTCGAATATCTGTTCGTTCGATATTTATTGACTTTGATACCTAAATAAGGGTACGTTTTTAGAACGAACAGCTCTCAACGAAGTAGAAGAAATAGTCTTAACTCCGCTCCCGGGCGTAATAGTCAGCTTCCGAGCAGAGCTCATCATCTAGCCTCAGGGCAATAGTCTTAACTCCGCTCCCGAGCGTAACAATCAGTCAGCTTCAGAGCAGTGACTATATTCTAGCTTCAGGGCTAAACATTTTATTAATTCGTCGTGGAAGTAAGCTCACACCAGTATTGTGATATCATCTGTTATAAAATCTGCGAAACTGAATATTCCTGTGTGGACATCAGTGACTAGCATGACCTAACAATTCGTTTCTTATTTGTGTTGTTATTAACTTACATTCAACGACTTCCTCTCGTCTCGGCGTATCTGATTCCCGACCTCTTGATTAGCCATTCGAGTATCCCTACCATTTTACGGAGGAGAGGAGGACACGCCCCGGCCTCACGCTTTGCGACCCGTGACACTGCCATAGGATTTGTAACGAGAAAGCTATTATGAAATTGAATCTTCAACCATTCCTCAATATAAACACTTTGTAAAGTTTGTAGCCATCCGAACCTTGAAAAAAGGGAAATCTCCCGGACCAGACAACATCCCCGGTGAACTCCTGAAACACGCTGGCCCGGCCGAAGGTCATGACCGCACTTTGCCAGAAGATTTGGGAACAAAAGAAATGGCCGAAGGATTGGACTCAATCTCTCATCATCCCACTACCCAAGAATGGTAACCTGCGCTTGTGCCAAAACAATCACACTATAAGTCTCATCAGCGATCCCAGCAAGGTCATGTTACGCATCATCCTCAACAGTCTCAAACCCAAGGTTTAGGAGGTGCTATCAGAGGAACAGGCCAGTTTCAGGTGTGGAAGAAGTACAACCAAAATCTTCAATATATGATTGTTCGTTGAAAAACGCCTGGACCACCAGAGTGAACTACACCACAACTTCATTGATTTCAGGAAGGCTTTCAACCGCATATGGCACGAGGGTTTTTGGACATGTAGGGGGTCGTGAGGGATTACAACATCGATGAACCCCTGGTCAGAATAATTAAAGAACTGTATGACAATGCAACCAGTCCTCCGAAACAACCACCTCAAGACTTCTTCAGAACGACGGTCGGAGTCCGACAAGGATGTCTCTTTTCCCCTGCACTCTTCAACTTATTCCTGGAAAAAATCATGCAAGAGGCGCTGACAAACTTTGAATTATCAATTTCCATTGGGGGCAGACCACTCAGCAACCTGCGCTTTGCAGACGACATCGACCTGTCGGCAGGTGACGGAGGGGAACACCAATATCTCTCTACCCAGGTCGAAAACAACAGTGGCGGCTATGGTATAGAAGTcagcctcccccccccccccccccccaagagcAAAGGAATGGCCAACAGTGCAGTACAAGGTACCAGGACAGCAGTAACAATGTGCAGCGAACTCCTCGAAGATGTGGACCATTTCAAATACCTAGGGTCCATCCTCGACAGGGCCGGTACATCAACTCAAGAGAAAAAAGTCAGAATCGCCCAAGCAACAGGAGCTGTAGCCAGACTCTATCCAATTCTACAGATCTAGAGCAAGAACATCAGTcttcaggtcaaggtcaaattctACAGGTTCCTCGCCGTCTCCATCTTCCTCTACGGTTGCGAAAGCTGGACGACAATTGCCGAGACAGAGCGCGGCATCCAAGCGTTGTGATGAAGtgcctgcggaaactacttggGAGCTCATACCTACAACGAAGAACCAATGTGTCAGTTCGACATGAGTTGGAGAAAACATGTGGAACGCACGAGACACTCCTGGCCACCGTATAAAGACGGAAGCTCAACTGGTTTGGACAATCAAAAtgtattgaaatattgaaaattgtaAAAGAAAGGGTGAAAATACTAGGCCTGCCAGAGCAGGGCAGGTAAAAGGTctttgttgaatggggttaatgagattacctaattgagtgagctaattagtattcaaactagggtcactctgagtgttttgCCAACATCTCATTATAACCCTATTCAAcgaaggcctttgatctttattgccctttTGTTGGAAGTCGTGGTATTTTGCACATGTTTTAAACATATTCGAGCGACCATTTAGGGAAATACCGGACTTGTGTCTGATAAATCagggaaaagttagagaaactgtaAAGGGTTTGGGTTAGGAAAAAAACTCCTACTATAGGATAGCATATTTTACTTCCACTGATATAGACTATATAGACTAGGAATGTACACTTGTAAATAACGAATACAAAATACTTTTCGAGCCATCTAAAAACAAGCATATGAAATTAGGTGAATTTGCTATTCATCAGAAAGACATTTTGCCATTGAATTATTCATCCAATTAAAAATTACCAGCTGTGAAGATGTCTAAAAGTTAATTGATATATTCTACAGCTAGGCTGAGTCAATAAAATGGTAATCCAGAAGTAAACATTAGTATTTTTGCAAATATTGCAGTTGTACCATGAAGTAGGGGCTACGACTGATCCACTGCCACCTTGATTATAACCCTCCGAACGTGCATCACTGAGCACCATTCTCCTGAAAAGGAGATGTCAAAAATGCCTTGGCTCACACAAGTAATCCAGACTTAAGGGGTGAATCGGACAAAGGTCTCAGTGTCATTCATTTGGATAAGGTATGATAAAAAAGTTAGGATTCTTagttttcatttgatatcttcACTTAATTTGTGCGGCCTTGTATCACAGCACATCGTCAACATAGCTATGTCAAGTTCTGCCACGCTTCTTCACCAACAGCGGTTACCAGCCATTTTGTACTTAAAAAAATATAAATACTGATATCTACACGCCTGGTGCATTTTTACACTTCGAATTCCCGTGAATTTAACGAAATAAACTTTTAGTGAAACTTTGTATTACTACGCCATGATTTTCTGTGTTGACATCTTCCATGAAATCGTATCATAACAAATCACTCTTTTATGGTTTTTATACCAGTCCGATTTCTTTGAAAGTCGAATACGTTCAATTGCATCAGCTAATCATTTAGGACGTCATGAAATGCAGGTAATCGAAAGTGATCAATATTGTTTTTTCGACCCAAATATACCTACCGTTTTCTGGCCATGAGTGACAACAACCAAAGATGGCGACCACTTTGGCTTCAATGGAAAATGTTTCCAATCTGAACATGTTGTGTTTCACTCTTTCTTTTCGCGTTAAATTCATAGCATCAGGTGCGCTGATATTGAAAATTTATGAATGTCAAATTCATTCCTATGTACCATGTGTGCTCGTCCCTGTTGGTCCCAAAAAATGAATCAAACTCCACATTGcttacatttttcaaatttttcaaagtgGAAGTATTATCAGTCCACATCTCGGATACTGATGCTATGCTgctttttattcaatttattttctatATCATTATTGAACTTATCATCCCATTTCAATGCCACTTGTAGTTGAACCCTTTCGATAGGCCTTAAAATAACGCTCTGATCTCGGCTGACATTGATGgtgaaacgaaatcaatatCACTGGTATAGTCGGCCCATTTCTTCTGATAAAAGAGACCcattgtgtcgtttctttagaattgaaATTGAGGTTTTCGAATCTCTCCTCCATTGTAATAAttgggggcggagcctcattctTTGTATTCGCGGTTTTAGAGTATGTACTCTATCCCCGGGACTATAATACCGAGACAAAGAAAAGCACTACGCCCAACTTAATGGTGAATGTTCATGACCTCAGAAAAAGCCTATTTAGAGCAAAGCCTATCAGTCATACCTGGTCAAATAGCAGAAGATGAGGTCTAGGCCTGGGTTGGTCCGTGTTGATTACGACAGCCTCCTTACGTCTTATTTCATGCATTaaccaaccagaaataagcaggtcaTAATTGTAAGTCATGGTGAATATTAATTGACCGGTTCGGGTGGAGTTATCCGGTGGTATCGTTCCAGAGATAGAGTATAAACTATTATTATATTATAGTACCATATTCTATGCAACTACATGCCTAAATGGTTGGAATATTTTGCCAAACCACAGGTTTCTAAAATCGAGGAAGTCCAACACGTTTTTGACAAACGGGCACTTACCTTTCCACACGTTCATAACCTCCGTGAGTATGCCTGAAAGACCTGCATTTATACAAAAAGTGATCACCTCATACGCAATAGTTTCACGTAAGGGCCTAGGTTTCTCTCCTGCCAAACTCGGATAATTACAAACGATAACAGCCATTAGCTAAAACGTACGTAACAACGCCCTTGCAGGGACCAATAACGCGCGTCTACGAGGTATACATAAACTTCCGGGACGTTCACGGAAAACGTCCTACCAAAGGTGTATAATGTTAGCTCTACCCGTACCCAGGCGATTGTTGGTGACGCAACCATATTGCATATAAAGATTTTGCACCGCAGCGGCCCAAAAACACTTTTAATGAGGTGTGGGTGTGAAATTCAATTATCAACTAGCAATAAAACGTGCTTGTCTAATCAGGGGAGATGTGGTGGAACTTCGTTCCATTTTCTGTATTCATATTATATATGTACCCGGGCTAGGAACCGGAACAGGAGGAGGAATCACGGCGGCACAATAAACATCTCGAGTCGGTTTCTTACATCTGTTTTATGTGAGTTTGTTCAGCCAAGGACACGACATAAATTGGCGACGAGGatgaaaacaaacaatgaatgattATACATTCAGTAGAAACGCTCGAAAGTAATTGATTGTGTGTCGAAAGTTGTAAAATCCCCGTCGGAAATCTCGTTATGGCCCCACCAGTAACCGCGCCAACGGCCCTGAGCGGGCTGCCGTGTGTGGATGCATTTGACTGCATTGGAGAGCCGGAGGCCCTCGCACAGCGATGGGAGCGCTGGATACAAGACTTTGATTTGTTTGAGGCTGCGTCGGGGGTACAGCATGCAGCGCAGAGGCGCGCACTAATGCTCCACATAGCCGGAGAGGGTATCCGAGACATTTTCCGGACGAAAACTGCTGATGAGCAAGGAGAGGAAAACGATTTCGGCAAGTTAAAGGACTGTCTCAATGGTCATTTTAAGTTAAAAAAAAATGTGCCACTTGCGAGACAAAAATTCCCCACGGCTGATCCCAAGCCAGGGGAGAGTATCGACAATTACGTGACCCGATTGAAAGAGCTGGCTAAATCTTGTGAGTTCGGAAACGCTGATACAACGAGTGATCAGGTCCGCGATTGAGTGTTGCTGTTTATAAAGAATAAACCGCTGAAGAGTAAACTTTATCGCGAAGATAAGCTAACGTTGATGAAAGTAATTGACATTGTAAGAACGTATCACGACAAAGATGCATTGATTTTGGTGCCGAATGACCATAAGTCTGTCAATTTTGTAAAGGCCGGTAGTAACCCGAGAGACAAAAGGGGCCAAAACAAGTCACGTGGCGATGTACGTTGTTTCCGCTGTGGTCAATTAGGCCATTTTGCAAAGGACTGTACCAGTGCTGAGACTGGTACCAGTGCTGATAAGTGGGCTAAAGATGGGGGCACCATCAAGTGTTTTAGATGTGACAGATTGGGTCACCGAGCCTCAGAGTGTCGTGCCAAATGGGAGGATTGTGTCCCCAAGTCCAAGGAGAGTGGTCGTGGTCGTAATCGTACACGTGGTGGTCGGGGTGGTAGGCAACGTGACAGGGTGCATCAGATTGAGGAGTCTGACTCCGGGTCCGAAAATAATCAGGATGACGAGGCAGCATACTATGCATTCAGGTCAATTGAGGATACTGGTAGTGATGTCCCAAGGAGAAATTTGCGAAGTGACGTTTTGCGCGTTAAAGTTGGGAACGTTGGCACTGATGTAGTCGTGGACTCAGGAGCAACTTGCAACTTAATGTCGgaaaatacattcaaattgGTAACTGCCGACATAGATGTGAATTTACGTGCTTCCAATAGCAAGGTTTTCACATATTGTGCGACGGAGCCACTGACAATCTTGGGAAAATGTGCCCTAAGATTGCAGGCGGGACGTGCTTGTTGTGTTGCTGACTTCATTGTAATTCCTGGGGACCAGTCAACACTgctgggtaggcctacatcggAGAAGCTGAATTTGCTGAAAGTAGGGTATGAAGTGAATGCGTGCGATGCTGGCAAGGAAGTGCATTCAATTTTGCATAGTTTGAGAAAGAAGTATCCACAGGTTTTCACTGGCCTAGGGAAACTTAAGAATTACTTATTGAAATTGCATATAGACCAGAATGTCAAGCCTGTAGCCCAGCATCGACGGATCCCCTTCAATCGGAGAGCAAAAGTATGTGACAAGTTGGCTGAGTTGGAAGGCCTCGATGTGATTGAGCCAATATCTGGTCCTACCTCTTGGGTTAACCCCTTGGTGGTTGTCGAAAAGCCAAGTGGCGATATCAGGTTGTGTCTGGACATGAGAAGGGCCAATGAAGCCATTAAAAGAGAGAAGCACCCTGTACCTACGGTTGATGAGACGCTCCAAGAGATTTCTGGAGCAAGAGTTTTTTGTAAACTAGACTTAAACATGGCATTTCATCAGATTGAATTGGATGAAAGCTGTAGGGATATAACTACATTTGCTGGGCCCAATTCGTTGTATCGGTACAAACGCCTTAATTTTGGCATGAATATGGCGACTGAGAAATTCCAGTGTATCATCGGGCAAATTCTAAAGGGTTGTCCAGGGGCATGCAACCTGCACGATGACATCCGCGTGGTAGCGGAGGACTATGCCCAGCTATATGAGCGAGTGGAAGCGGTTATCAAGAGATTGCATGAACATGGACTCACCTTGAATTTCCCCAAGTGCAATGTGGGAGACAGTATGGTGTTCATGGGCCACAATATGACTTCAAAGGGTATGAAGGTAGCTGATGCCAAAGTGAAAGCTATTGTGGAGGCACCTAAGCCTAAAACCAAAGCAGAACTTAGGAGCTTTCTAGGCCTAGCACAGTTTTGTGCCAGATTTGTAGTAAATTTTGCTATCATCACAAGTCCTTTGTGTGAATTAACAGGGTCTCAGGTCAAATGGGAGTGGTTGCCTGTGCATGACAAAGCTTTCAGAGATGTAAAATCTAAGTTGACTTCAAGTCCAGTAATGGCTTACTTTAAGCAGGGTGCTAGGACCCGTGTAGTAACGGATGCATCACCAGTTGGTCTGGGTGCGATTTTAGAACAACAGCAGCATGATGGTAGTTTCAAGCCAGTGCATTATGCCAGTCGAAAGTTGACTCATGTGGAGTCTAGGTATTCTCAATTCGAGAGAGAGGCGCTTGGAGTCAGGTGGGCGTGCGAGAAGTTTATCTTATTTTTGTTAGGGGCCACGTTCGAAATCGGGACCGACCACAAGCCTTTGTTAAGGGTTCTCAGCCCAGGATCCAAGACCCCTCTGCTCGAATTGAACGGTGGCTTTTATTCGTGCAGCAATTTCACTACACGGTGAAATACATAAAAGGGAAAGACAATTATGCCGATGTGTTGAGTAGGCTGCCCATAGAGGACTCTGGCAACGTTGAGGTTGAAACTAAGCAGACTGAAGAATTTGCTCGTAGTGTGGTGACTGAAGCAGTGCCTGCTGCCATCACACCCAGTGTAATTGAGCAAGAATCTACAAATGATGCAACCCTACAGGCTATTGAAGAGTGTATTTTGACTAGTGATTGGTCTAATCTGAGTCAGTCACCTTACCATGCTGTAAAAGATGAGTTATGGTTGTACGGGCGTCTCGTAATGCGTGGGGACAGGATTGTCATTCCGGAGAAATTGAGAGACAAAATGATAAGGCTGGCACATGAAGGACACCAGGGCATGGTACGGACCAAAGCCCGGCTTAGAAATAAGGCTTGGTGGCCAGGGATCGATAAGGAAGTCGAGTCCTTTATCAGAGCCTGCCACCCGTGCCAATTGGTTGGAGCACGTGCCAAACCGGAACCAATAAAGTCCACCGCATTACCCGACGGACCGTGGTTTGATTTAGCAGTAGATTTGCTGGAAGTGTGCAATGGCGAGCATTTGCTCGTAACCACTGACTACTATTCCAGGTGGCCTGAGGTGGTTTTACTCAAAAAAACTGACACAGGTCATGTGACAAGGGTTATGGATGCAATGTTTCAAACGCATGGCCTCCCATTTTCTGTTAGAAGTGATAATGGACCTCCTTTTAACACTGCAGGTTTCGATGCGTTTCTGGAGTACCTTGGAATTGAACACAAAACCAGCGTGCCATACTGGCCCCAAAGCAACGGCAACGTTGAACGGTTCAATGAAACCTTGCTAAAATGCATTAGAATTGCCAAACTTGAGAAGAAAGATTGGAAAAAGGAAGTAGAAAATTTCCTTTTCCAATATAGGAACACCCCCCGTGTTGCTACTGGAGTATCCCCAGCCCAAGCATTGATGGGTAGAGAGTTAAGGGATAAATTGCCAAAGCTCCAGTTGCAACATGGTAGACCAACAGAAGCCGAGTGGCAGGTCAAGCTGAGGGAGAGGGACGCTAGGTCCAAACTAGTTTCCAAAACCTATGCTGATGAGAAGAGGGGTGCTCTGAGTTCTAGCATTAAGGAGGGTGAAAAGGTGTTATTGCAGAAGCCGTTTAGAGAAAACAAGTTAGAACATTTCTCTGCACCAGAGCCGTATGAAGTTGTGAACAAAGATGGTGGTGGTTTAACTTTGCAAAATTCCAAAGCAACAAGGTTCAGGTCTACTGGGCATGTAAAGCGATTTGTGGAGGGCAAAATTACAAGTCCCACTTGTTTCGCTGTAAAAGTCGAAACGGAAATGGACTATATTATTTAAACAGTATTTGAAAAGCCCGCGTTAAATGTTAGGTCTTTAGGCGCGAATTACGCATTGGACAAAGGGTTGCGTGATCCGAGCGCATGACTTGTAATTTTGCACCGTCACGGGATTAGCCCATTCAAGAGACATTTTAACTTAAGGCGTAACAGTGGACGGATCGCGACCAAGTCCGGGGCAAACATTTTATCTTAtcaaaaaacaggaaaaacaaaCTATATGTGGATTCGTAAGTTTCAATTTTATCCTATTTAGACACTCATTAAATCACTTGTTAATTGGTGTAGGTTTTCGATGATAAAGACATTTATTTCACTTATTAGGTTTCATGGCCAGGCCAGGTTGCCAAAATATATTGCCAGATAAGTTGGATTCAGTCAGTTATTTCTATCACCAGCGTCATGTAAATAGGCATTGAAACCATTTGCGTCAAAATCATCAGGATTATACATTTAGTTTTGTTCGTTGAAATTATGTGATAATTTGCAATGTTTTATGTTTATGGAAATGGTTTATTCACTGGTTTTAAATGGCAATTTTTCTGTGTACTTAAATGTATAATTTATTCCAGGTTTCGAATAAAATCTTTATATCGAAGAACCACATATTCCTGCTCCGTCCTTCAGTGTCCTGGCCGGACACGTCACCATTCGAAACGACCATCGGCAAAGACGACCTAGAACACGAAACGGCGAGAACGACTGGAACGAAACGCCCCGGACGAACGCATGAATAGGAAACAGAAACCGGCCGAAACCAACCGAATTCAACGACGACAAAAGGCATCCTCTGGAAATCCGAAATCAACGGCATTAC is from Lineus longissimus chromosome 18, tnLinLong1.2, whole genome shotgun sequence and encodes:
- the LOC135502640 gene encoding uncharacterized protein K02A2.6-like, producing MKVIDIVRTYHDKDALILVPNDHKSVNFVKAGSNPRDKRGQNKSRGDVRCFRCGQLGHFAKDCTSAETGTSADKWAKDGGTIKCFRCDRLGHRASECRAKWEDCVPKSKESGRGRNRTRGGRGGRQRDRVHQIEESDSGSENNQDDEAAYYAFRSIEDTGSDVPRRNLRSDVLRVKVGNVGTDVVVDSGATCNLMSENTFKLVTADIDVNLRASNSKVFTYCATEPLTILGKCALRLQAGRACCVADFIVIPGDQSTLLGRPTSEKLNLLKVGYEVNACDAGKEVHSILHSLRKKYPQVFTGLGKLKNYLLKLHIDQNVKPVAQHRRIPFNRRAKVCDKLAELEGLDVIEPISGPTSWVNPLVVVEKPSGDIRLCLDMRRANEAIKREKHPVPTVDETLQEISGARVFCKLDLNMAFHQIELDESCRDITTFAGPNSLYRYKRLNFGMNMATEKFQCIIGQILKGCPGACNLHDDIRVVAEDYAQLYERVEAVIKRLHEHGLTLNFPKCNVGDSMVFMGHNMTSKGMKVADAKVKAIVEAPKPKTKAELRSFLGLAQFCARFVVNFAIITSPLCELTGSQVKWEWLPVHDKAFRDVKSKLTSSPVMAYFKQGARTRVVTDASPVGLGAILEQQQHDGSFKPVHYASRKLTHVESRYSQFEREALGVRLPIEDSGNVEVETKQTEEFARSVVTEAVPAAITPSVIEQESTNDATLQAIEECILTSDWSNLSQSPYHAVKDELWLYGRLVMRGDRIVIPEKLRDKMIRLAHEGHQGMVRTKARLRNKAWWPGIDKEVESFIRACHPCQLVGARAKPEPIKSTALPDGPWFDLAVDLLEVCNGEHLLVTTDYYSRWPEVVLLKKTDTGHVTRVMDAMFQTHGLPFSVRSDNGPPFNTAGFDAFLEYLGIEHKTSVPYWPQSNGNVERFNETLLKCIRIAKLEKKDWKKEVENFLFQYRNTPRVATGVSPAQALMGRELRDKLPKLQLQHGRPTEAEWQVKLRERDARSKLVSKTYADEKRGALSSSIKEGEKVLLQKPFRENKLEHFSAPEPYEVVNKDGGGLTLQNSKATRFRSTGHVSNKIFISKNHIFLLRPSVSWPDTSPFETTIGKDDLEHETARTTGTKRPGRTHE